The proteins below come from a single Marinobacter bohaiensis genomic window:
- the guaD gene encoding guanine deaminase has protein sequence MASSQPVQAYRGRLLHFLADPGLETPADNSYEWFEDGLLVVEDGRVKAVGSADELIGSLPEGTPIEHWPEHVILPGFIDTHVHLPQLGVIGSYGAQLLDWLETYTFPAEMRFAETDWARSQANRFLDQLLRHGTTSGLVFCTSHPQSVDALFEAAEARGQAITAGKVMMDRHAPEGLCDEAESSYRDCQALIDRWHHQGRLQYAVTPRFAPTSTPRQLELAGKLVADNPGVLMQTHWAENKAEIAWVSELFPDRADYLDVYAHYGLLNDRAVLAHGIHINDGDRQRLVETGARIAFCPTSNTFLGSGLFDLRSAHQAGVPLSLATDVGGGTSLSLLKTMAEAYKVCQLREQALTPFQAFYLATLGNAKALHRDDEIGNFAPGKIADFVLLDTDATPMLSLKQHSTSLRDRLFDLMILGDDRVIQRTYIAGQCRFDRDADPISEKGVTDGRLPQ, from the coding sequence ATGGCGTCATCGCAACCGGTGCAGGCCTACCGGGGTAGGCTGCTGCATTTCCTGGCCGATCCCGGCCTGGAGACACCGGCGGACAACAGTTACGAGTGGTTCGAGGACGGGCTGCTGGTGGTCGAGGACGGACGGGTCAAGGCCGTCGGCTCCGCGGATGAGCTGATCGGATCGCTGCCTGAAGGCACGCCGATCGAGCACTGGCCGGAGCACGTGATCCTGCCGGGCTTTATCGACACCCACGTGCACCTGCCCCAGCTCGGGGTGATCGGCAGCTATGGTGCCCAGTTGTTGGACTGGCTGGAGACCTACACCTTCCCGGCGGAAATGCGCTTTGCCGAGACCGACTGGGCCAGGAGCCAGGCCAATCGGTTCCTCGACCAGTTGCTGCGCCACGGCACCACATCCGGGCTGGTGTTCTGCACGTCGCATCCGCAGTCGGTGGACGCCCTGTTCGAGGCCGCCGAGGCCCGCGGCCAGGCCATCACCGCCGGCAAGGTGATGATGGACCGCCACGCCCCGGAAGGCCTGTGCGACGAGGCCGAGAGCAGCTACCGGGACTGCCAGGCGCTGATCGACCGCTGGCACCATCAGGGCCGGCTGCAGTACGCCGTGACCCCGCGCTTTGCGCCCACCTCCACGCCGCGTCAGTTGGAGCTGGCCGGCAAACTGGTGGCGGACAACCCGGGCGTGCTGATGCAGACCCACTGGGCCGAGAACAAGGCGGAAATCGCCTGGGTGAGTGAACTGTTCCCGGACCGGGCCGATTACCTGGACGTCTACGCCCATTACGGCCTGCTCAACGACCGGGCGGTGCTGGCCCACGGCATCCACATCAACGACGGCGACCGCCAGCGGCTGGTGGAAACGGGCGCGCGCATCGCCTTCTGTCCAACGTCCAACACCTTCCTCGGCAGCGGCCTGTTCGACCTGCGCAGCGCCCATCAGGCGGGCGTCCCCCTGAGTCTGGCCACGGACGTGGGGGGCGGCACCAGCCTGTCGCTGCTCAAGACCATGGCCGAGGCCTATAAGGTCTGTCAGCTGCGCGAGCAGGCGCTGACACCCTTCCAGGCGTTCTACCTGGCCACCCTGGGCAACGCGAAGGCGCTGCACCGGGACGACGAGATCGGCAACTTCGCCCCCGGCAAGATCGCCGATTTCGTACTGCTGGATACGGACGCCACCCCCATGCTGAGCCTCAAGCAGCACAGCACCAGCCTGCGCGACAGGCTGTTCGACCTGATGATCCTGGGCGACGACCGGGTCATCCAACGCACCTACATTGCCGGCCAGTGTCGGTTCGATCGGGATGCAGACCCTATTTCAGAGAAAGGAGTAACCGATGGCCGCCTACCTCAGTGA
- the uraH gene encoding hydroxyisourate hydrolase: protein MSERSPITTHILDLGSGYPAEGVVVTLEQQDGDGWTQVAKGTTDSDGRIGQWFDGPLVTSLYRLTFATGDYFQSYGKDCFYPQVTIDFSVSGDQDHYHVPLLLNQWGYSTYRGS from the coding sequence ATGAGCGAACGCAGCCCGATTACGACCCATATCCTCGACCTCGGCAGCGGCTACCCCGCCGAAGGCGTCGTCGTGACCCTCGAGCAGCAGGACGGCGACGGCTGGACCCAGGTGGCCAAGGGCACCACGGACAGCGACGGCCGCATCGGCCAATGGTTCGACGGCCCGCTGGTGACCAGCCTGTATCGCCTGACGTTTGCCACAGGCGATTACTTCCAGTCTTACGGCAAGGACTGCTTCTACCCCCAGGTGACCATCGACTTCTCCGTCAGCGGTGACCAGGACCACTACCACGTGCCGCTGCTGCTCAATCAGTGGGGCTACTCGACCTACCGCGGGAGCTGA
- the uraD gene encoding 2-oxo-4-hydroxy-4-carboxy-5-ureidoimidazoline decarboxylase, producing MSLESLNAMSATEAAEVLRTCCAADRWIEGMVAARPFTDRDDLHRKAEALWPTMTESDWLAAFDAHPKIGDVKSLKAKYANTHALASGEQSSTAVASDDVLHRLKDGNDAYHETFGFIFIVCATGKSADEMLALLEARLPNTRAQEIENAGREQAKITHLRLDKLV from the coding sequence ATGTCCCTGGAATCCCTCAACGCGATGAGCGCGACCGAGGCTGCCGAAGTTCTGCGCACCTGCTGCGCCGCCGACCGCTGGATCGAGGGCATGGTCGCCGCCCGTCCGTTTACCGATCGCGACGACCTGCACCGCAAGGCCGAGGCCCTGTGGCCGACCATGACCGAGAGCGACTGGCTCGCGGCGTTCGACGCCCACCCCAAGATCGGCGACGTGAAAAGTCTCAAGGCCAAGTACGCCAACACCCACGCCCTGGCCAGCGGCGAGCAGTCTTCCACGGCCGTCGCCAGCGATGACGTGCTGCATCGCCTGAAAGACGGCAACGACGCCTATCACGAGACATTCGGTTTTATCTTCATCGTCTGCGCCACGGGCAAGTCCGCCGACGAGATGCTGGCCCTGCTGGAAGCGCGCCTGCCCAACACCCGCGCGCAGGAAATCGAGAACGCCGGCCGCGAGCAGGCAAAAATCACCCACCTGAGACTGGATAAACTGGTATGA
- the xdhC gene encoding xanthine dehydrogenase accessory protein XdhC — protein MQKRLNWYEAVADCERRGEPYVLVTVLGVTGSVPREPASKMVVTGEQSHDTIGGGHLEYRIIASARERLAARDYTYEMAHFPLGASLGQCCGGSVAVLMEGHAGGDGRLLVFGAGHVAKSLITIMGELPWQITWVDNRADSFPDELPVNVRRHHTDDPVGDAAALADGAHVVILTHNHQLDFDLCRTLLDAGNAASIGLIGSDTKAERFRQRLAHRGYSDAQIDSIRCPVGRRDVPGKRPMEVAVSISAELLTLATETTDKPSRRGLSWSNLKTLMREDAEPAPTSNPKLEN, from the coding sequence ATGCAAAAGCGCCTGAACTGGTACGAAGCCGTGGCCGACTGCGAGCGGCGCGGTGAACCCTACGTGCTGGTGACCGTGCTGGGTGTGACCGGTTCGGTGCCGCGCGAACCCGCCAGCAAGATGGTGGTTACCGGCGAGCAGAGCCACGACACCATCGGCGGCGGCCACCTGGAGTACCGCATCATCGCCAGCGCCCGGGAGCGTCTGGCGGCGCGGGACTACACCTACGAGATGGCCCACTTCCCGCTGGGCGCCAGCCTCGGTCAGTGCTGCGGCGGCAGTGTGGCGGTCCTGATGGAAGGCCATGCCGGCGGCGATGGCCGACTGCTGGTGTTCGGCGCCGGTCACGTGGCGAAGTCGCTGATCACCATCATGGGCGAGCTGCCCTGGCAGATTACCTGGGTCGACAACCGCGCCGACAGTTTCCCGGACGAGCTGCCGGTGAACGTGCGCCGTCATCACACCGACGATCCGGTGGGCGATGCCGCCGCGCTGGCCGATGGCGCTCACGTGGTGATCCTGACCCACAATCACCAGTTGGACTTTGACCTGTGCCGCACCCTGCTGGACGCGGGCAACGCCGCCTCCATCGGCCTGATCGGCTCCGACACCAAGGCCGAACGGTTCCGACAGCGGCTGGCCCATCGCGGCTACAGCGACGCGCAGATCGACAGCATCCGCTGTCCGGTCGGCCGGCGCGACGTGCCCGGCAAGCGGCCTATGGAAGTGGCGGTGTCGATATCCGCCGAGCTGCTGACACTGGCGACCGAAACGACGGACAAACCGTCCCGCCGCGGCCTGTCCTGGTCCAACCTGAAAACCCTGATGCGGGAAGACGCCGAACCGGCGCCCACGTCAAACCCGAAGCTGGAGAACTGA
- the xdhB gene encoding xanthine dehydrogenase molybdopterin binding subunit has protein sequence MRKLPDNLVQPPVSARGTAGSKIAHDSAWKHVSGQARYIDDLPEPPGLLHAAVGQSSQAHARIKSMDLSAVRAYPGVEAVLTVNDVPGHTDIGPVFPGDPVLAGEIVEFIGQPLFAVAATSLRAARQAARLAKVEYEPLEPVLTTKDALAQQFFVRPSHTQERGDPDKALAEAPNRLRGEMDVGGQEHFYLEGQACLVEPTEDAGVFVHTSSQHPSEVQKLVAEVLALPIHEVQVEVRRMGGGFGGKETQAAPLACISSLLARHTGRPVKYRMARPDDMVQTGKRHDFYNTYDIGFDDEGLIHGADIMVAGRCGYSPDLSDAIVDRAMFHADNAYYLDQARVVGHRCKTHTVSNTAFRGFGGPQGMMIIERAMDDIARHRSLDPLDVRKRNLYGPDRDKTHYGQTVEQHVLPELIEQLEASSDYRERRRAITEFNRRSPVVKRGLALTPVKFGISFTAKHLNQAGALVHIYTDGSIHLNHGGTEMGQGLFIKVAQVVASAFQVDIDRIKVSATRTDKVPNTSPTAASSGSDLNGMAALDACEKIKARLVEFAVETYGVSADDVEFANNQVRVGKDLFGWANFVQQAYMARVSLSSSGFYATPKIHYDPETGKGRPFLYYANGAACSEVVVDTLTGEYRVVRTDILHDVGQSLNPEIDIGQIEGGFIQGMGWLTTEELMYSDKGQLMTTGPATYKIPAVSDAPEDFRVSLLPHSPNREATVFRSKAVGEPPLMLGIAVWCALRDAVASLADYRYSPPFDSPATPEQVLKAVTATRQWLAENGGDSSCKSA, from the coding sequence ATGCGTAAACTGCCCGATAATCTCGTTCAGCCGCCGGTGTCGGCACGCGGCACTGCCGGCTCGAAAATCGCCCACGACAGCGCCTGGAAGCACGTCAGTGGCCAGGCCCGTTACATCGACGACCTGCCCGAGCCGCCCGGTCTGCTGCACGCCGCCGTCGGTCAGAGCAGCCAGGCCCACGCCCGCATCAAGTCCATGGACCTGAGCGCCGTGCGCGCCTATCCCGGCGTGGAAGCCGTGCTGACCGTCAACGACGTGCCCGGCCACACGGACATTGGCCCGGTGTTTCCCGGCGACCCGGTGCTGGCCGGCGAGATCGTCGAGTTCATCGGCCAGCCGCTGTTCGCGGTGGCGGCCACCTCCCTGCGCGCCGCGCGTCAGGCGGCCCGGCTGGCGAAGGTGGAGTACGAGCCGCTGGAACCGGTGCTGACGACGAAAGACGCGCTGGCCCAACAGTTTTTCGTGCGCCCGTCCCACACCCAGGAACGGGGCGATCCGGACAAGGCCCTGGCCGAGGCGCCGAACCGACTGCGGGGCGAGATGGACGTGGGCGGGCAGGAACACTTCTACCTGGAAGGTCAGGCGTGTCTGGTGGAACCCACCGAGGACGCCGGCGTGTTCGTGCACACCTCCAGCCAGCACCCGTCCGAGGTGCAGAAGCTGGTAGCGGAGGTGCTGGCCCTGCCGATTCACGAAGTGCAGGTGGAAGTGCGCCGCATGGGCGGCGGCTTTGGCGGCAAGGAAACCCAGGCGGCGCCGCTGGCCTGTATCTCCAGCCTGCTGGCCCGGCACACCGGCCGGCCGGTGAAATACCGCATGGCCCGGCCGGACGACATGGTCCAGACCGGCAAGCGCCACGACTTCTACAACACCTACGACATCGGCTTCGACGACGAGGGCCTGATCCACGGCGCCGACATCATGGTGGCCGGACGCTGCGGCTACTCGCCGGACCTGTCCGACGCCATCGTCGACCGCGCCATGTTCCACGCCGACAACGCCTATTACCTGGACCAGGCCCGGGTGGTCGGTCACCGCTGCAAGACCCACACGGTGTCCAACACCGCGTTCCGGGGTTTCGGCGGCCCGCAGGGCATGATGATCATCGAGCGGGCCATGGACGACATCGCCCGCCACCGCAGCCTCGACCCGCTGGACGTGCGCAAGCGCAACCTCTACGGCCCGGACCGGGACAAGACCCACTACGGCCAGACCGTGGAACAGCACGTGCTGCCCGAACTGATCGAGCAGTTGGAGGCCAGTTCCGATTACCGCGAGCGGCGCCGGGCCATTACCGAGTTCAACCGCCGCAGCCCGGTGGTCAAACGCGGGCTGGCGCTGACGCCGGTGAAGTTCGGCATCTCCTTCACCGCCAAGCACCTGAACCAGGCGGGCGCGCTGGTGCACATCTACACCGACGGCAGCATCCACCTGAACCACGGCGGCACGGAGATGGGCCAGGGTCTGTTCATCAAGGTCGCCCAGGTGGTGGCCTCCGCGTTCCAGGTGGACATCGACCGCATCAAGGTCTCCGCCACCCGCACGGACAAGGTGCCGAATACGTCACCCACTGCCGCCTCCTCCGGCTCCGACCTGAACGGCATGGCGGCGCTGGACGCCTGCGAGAAGATCAAGGCGCGACTGGTGGAGTTTGCGGTTGAGACCTACGGTGTTTCGGCCGACGACGTCGAATTCGCCAACAACCAGGTGCGTGTGGGCAAGGACCTCTTTGGCTGGGCCAACTTCGTGCAGCAGGCCTACATGGCCCGCGTGTCGCTGTCGTCGTCCGGCTTCTACGCCACACCCAAGATCCACTACGACCCGGAAACCGGCAAGGGCCGCCCGTTCCTCTACTACGCCAACGGCGCGGCCTGCTCCGAAGTGGTGGTGGACACCCTGACCGGCGAGTACCGGGTGGTGCGCACCGACATCCTCCACGATGTGGGCCAGTCCCTGAATCCGGAGATCGACATCGGCCAGATCGAGGGCGGTTTCATCCAGGGCATGGGCTGGCTGACCACCGAGGAACTGATGTACAGCGACAAGGGCCAGTTGATGACCACCGGTCCGGCCACCTACAAGATCCCGGCTGTGTCCGACGCGCCCGAGGATTTCCGCGTGTCCCTGCTACCCCACAGCCCCAACCGGGAAGCGACGGTGTTCCGCTCCAAGGCGGTGGGCGAGCCGCCGCTGATGCTGGGCATTGCGGTCTGGTGCGCCCTGCGCGACGCCGTCGCCAGTCTGGCGGACTATCGTTACAGCCCGCCTTTTGACAGCCCGGCCACGCCGGAGCAGGTTCTCAAGGCCGTTACCGCGACCCGGCAGTGGCTAGCCGAAAACGGAGGCGATTCCTCATGCAAAAGCGCCTGA
- the xdhA gene encoding xanthine dehydrogenase small subunit, translated as MIEFFLNGEPQKLTEADPNLSILEWLRTKMRLTGTKEGCASGDCGACTVSIGVPDGASGRLRYESVNSCIALIGSLHGKHLVTVDVLKEEPVHPVQKAMIDCHGAQCGFCTPGIVMSLFTLHTERQANPQRLAQPPSHHELLEALAGNLCRCTGYRPIVEAGRRACVETWEPSRKDRPHSGPAWLQDSAMQATLKRIQGERGGLQSPGHRHDLPGSLNELRTLRAQYPEARLIAGGTDLALEITQQLRDLDHLISVERVADLQRLEVTDDHLYLGAGLTYRQLNDVLPGYWPHFAPLLERLGSLQIRNRGTLGGNIGNASPIGDMPPALIALNAELELDSLDGVRRIPLADFFRDYKQTELQPHEFIRGVRVPLPKAGEHLLLYKISKRLDDDISAVLGAFWLQLDNGAVSDCRLAFGGMAAIPRRAAATEQAMQGQPWNHATVTAAIAALAGDFTPMSDVRASADYRLQVAGNLLQRALLETGGPSDSSTPLTVTDLAPVEVSPHA; from the coding sequence GTGATCGAATTCTTTCTCAACGGCGAGCCGCAGAAACTGACGGAGGCCGACCCAAACCTGAGCATCCTGGAGTGGCTGCGCACCAAAATGCGGCTCACCGGCACCAAGGAAGGCTGCGCCTCCGGCGACTGTGGCGCCTGCACCGTCAGCATTGGCGTCCCGGACGGCGCCAGCGGCCGGTTGCGCTATGAAAGCGTCAACAGCTGCATTGCCCTGATCGGCAGCCTGCACGGGAAACATCTGGTCACCGTGGATGTCCTAAAGGAAGAACCTGTCCACCCGGTCCAGAAAGCCATGATCGACTGTCACGGTGCGCAATGCGGGTTCTGCACGCCGGGTATCGTGATGTCCCTGTTTACCCTGCACACGGAGCGGCAGGCGAATCCGCAGCGCCTGGCCCAGCCACCGTCCCACCACGAGCTGCTGGAAGCCCTGGCCGGCAACCTGTGCCGCTGCACCGGCTACCGGCCGATCGTCGAGGCCGGCCGCCGCGCCTGCGTGGAAACCTGGGAACCCAGCCGCAAGGACCGCCCCCACAGCGGTCCCGCCTGGCTGCAGGACAGCGCCATGCAGGCCACCCTGAAACGCATCCAGGGCGAGAGAGGCGGACTGCAAAGCCCGGGGCACCGTCACGACCTTCCGGGCAGCCTGAACGAGCTGCGCACCCTGCGCGCGCAATACCCCGAAGCCCGCCTGATCGCCGGCGGCACCGACCTGGCGCTGGAAATCACCCAGCAGCTGCGCGACCTGGATCACCTGATCAGCGTCGAGCGGGTCGCTGACCTGCAGCGACTGGAGGTGACGGACGATCACCTCTACCTGGGTGCGGGTCTGACCTACCGCCAGCTCAATGACGTGCTGCCCGGTTACTGGCCCCACTTTGCACCGTTACTGGAACGTCTGGGATCGTTACAGATTCGAAATCGCGGCACCCTGGGCGGGAATATCGGTAACGCCTCCCCCATCGGCGACATGCCCCCCGCGTTGATCGCCCTGAACGCCGAGCTGGAACTGGACAGTCTGGACGGCGTGCGCCGGATCCCTCTCGCGGATTTCTTCCGGGACTACAAGCAGACCGAGCTGCAGCCCCACGAATTCATCCGCGGCGTGCGGGTGCCCTTGCCGAAAGCCGGCGAGCACCTGCTGCTGTACAAGATCTCCAAACGTCTGGACGACGACATCTCCGCCGTGCTCGGTGCTTTCTGGCTGCAACTGGATAACGGCGCGGTGAGCGACTGTCGCCTCGCTTTTGGTGGTATGGCCGCCATTCCCAGGCGGGCCGCGGCCACGGAGCAGGCCATGCAGGGACAGCCCTGGAACCACGCCACGGTTACCGCCGCCATCGCCGCCCTGGCCGGCGACTTCACCCCCATGTCGGACGTGCGCGCCTCCGCCGACTACCGCTTGCAGGTGGCCGGCAACCTGCTGCAGCGCGCCCTGCTGGAAACGGGCGGCCCCTCTGATTCATCAACGCCCCTGACGGTGACCGATCTTGCTCCTGTGGAGGTGAGCCCTCATGCGTAA
- a CDS encoding ABC transporter ATP-binding protein — translation MTAVARLRLENIVKEYPGCRANDGVDLTVAPGEIHALLGENGAGKSTLMKVIYGVIQPDEGTLFWDGEKLTLQGPAHARQLGIGMVFQHFSLFETLTVAENIALGLPASQARDRKALEQRIREVSQHYGMALDPRRFVHSLSTGERQRVEIVRCLIQDSRLLILDEPTSVLTPQEVSDLFRTLRQLAGEGCSILFISHKLQEVRDLCHHATVLRNGKVTGECDPTETSTDAIARLMVGDETPLTTEVPPASPGEPLLRVRGLTHKSSDPFGTSLNNVAMELRAGEIVGIAGVAGNGQDELLRALSGELKAAPEQVHLAGQSIGQLGPDARRRAGIAVVPEERLGRGAVPDMSLVDNTLLTASARGLVSRGWVSYRKVRDYARRVRERFQVKSDGVDATARSLSGGNLQKFIIGREALQEPQLLVASHPTWGVDVGSAVAIHEVLVELRDKGAAVLLISEDLEELFELCTRMGAICAGRLSPIVPTESLTIEQLGQWMAGDFDDQAAGEVDHAVA, via the coding sequence ATGACGGCAGTGGCTCGGCTACGTCTGGAGAACATCGTCAAGGAGTACCCGGGGTGCCGGGCCAACGACGGTGTCGACCTGACCGTGGCCCCCGGCGAAATCCACGCCCTGCTGGGTGAGAACGGCGCTGGCAAGAGTACCCTGATGAAGGTGATATACGGGGTCATCCAGCCCGACGAAGGCACCCTTTTCTGGGACGGTGAAAAGTTGACCCTGCAAGGTCCGGCCCATGCCCGCCAGTTGGGGATCGGCATGGTGTTCCAGCACTTTTCCCTGTTCGAAACCCTGACCGTGGCGGAGAACATCGCCCTGGGGCTGCCGGCCAGTCAGGCCAGGGATCGCAAGGCGCTGGAACAGCGCATTCGCGAGGTGTCCCAGCATTATGGCATGGCTCTGGACCCGCGCCGCTTCGTGCACAGCCTGTCGACCGGCGAGCGCCAGCGGGTGGAGATCGTGCGCTGCCTGATCCAGGACAGTCGCCTGCTTATTCTCGACGAGCCCACCTCGGTGCTGACCCCGCAGGAAGTGTCCGATCTGTTCCGCACCCTGCGCCAGTTGGCGGGTGAGGGCTGCAGCATCCTGTTCATCAGCCACAAACTGCAGGAAGTGCGCGACCTGTGTCACCACGCCACGGTGCTGCGCAACGGCAAGGTCACCGGCGAATGCGACCCCACTGAAACCTCCACCGACGCCATTGCCCGTCTGATGGTCGGCGACGAAACACCGCTGACCACCGAGGTGCCGCCGGCCAGCCCGGGCGAGCCGCTGCTCAGGGTGCGCGGACTGACCCACAAGAGCAGCGACCCGTTCGGTACCAGCCTGAATAACGTGGCCATGGAGCTGCGCGCGGGCGAGATCGTCGGCATTGCCGGGGTGGCCGGTAACGGCCAGGACGAACTGCTGCGGGCCCTGTCGGGCGAGCTCAAGGCCGCACCGGAACAGGTGCACCTGGCGGGCCAGTCGATCGGTCAGCTGGGCCCCGACGCCCGCCGTCGTGCCGGCATCGCCGTGGTGCCGGAAGAGCGCCTGGGCCGGGGCGCGGTGCCGGACATGTCACTGGTGGACAACACCCTGCTGACCGCGTCCGCCCGCGGCCTGGTGAGCCGGGGCTGGGTGTCCTACCGCAAGGTGCGCGATTACGCCCGCCGGGTGCGCGAGCGCTTCCAGGTGAAATCGGACGGCGTCGACGCCACGGCGCGCAGTCTGTCCGGCGGTAACCTGCAGAAATTCATCATCGGCCGCGAGGCCCTGCAGGAGCCGCAATTGCTGGTGGCCTCGCATCCCACCTGGGGCGTGGACGTGGGCTCCGCCGTGGCCATTCACGAAGTGCTGGTGGAGCTGCGCGACAAGGGCGCGGCCGTCCTGCTGATTTCCGAGGACCTGGAGGAGCTGTTTGAACTCTGTACCCGCATGGGGGCCATCTGCGCGGGCCGTCTGTCGCCCATCGTGCCCACCGAATCCCTCACCATCGAGCAGCTCGGACAATGGATGGCCGGCGACTTTGACGACCAGGCGGCCGGGGAGGTAGACCATGCTGTTGCTTGA
- a CDS encoding ABC transporter permease, translating into MLLLERRQVNSRLMQYASPILALVLTLITGFLIFLGLDRDPVEGLRHFFITPISDAIGWAELGLKAAPLLLCAAGLTVCYRAKLWNIGAEGHFLMGAVGATIVALQIGESSGFWVLPLVLLAGIVFGALWSAIAAFLKTHFHCNEILTTIMLNYIALNLLLFCVHGPLKDPYGFSFPQSAMFGDSALLPMLIPGTRLHIGLLFAVLAAVAVGVLFARTFIGFQLKVLGEDEQAAQFAGFPRKRLIWFAFLVAGGLAGLAGASEVTGPIGQLVPQVSPGYGYTAIIVVFMGRMKAVGLILASALLALTFLGGEMMQIAMNLPKAMTGLFQGLLLFYLLACDAFIHYRVRLKHKPVAESRPASTPVATQES; encoded by the coding sequence ATGCTGTTGCTTGAACGCCGCCAGGTGAATTCCCGCCTGATGCAGTACGCCTCGCCGATCCTGGCGCTGGTGCTGACCCTGATCACCGGCTTCCTGATTTTCCTGGGCCTGGATCGGGATCCCGTCGAAGGCCTGCGTCATTTCTTCATCACGCCAATCAGCGACGCCATCGGCTGGGCGGAATTGGGCCTCAAGGCCGCTCCACTACTGCTGTGCGCCGCCGGCCTGACGGTCTGCTACCGGGCCAAGCTGTGGAACATCGGCGCCGAGGGGCATTTCCTGATGGGGGCCGTGGGCGCCACCATCGTCGCTCTCCAGATCGGTGAGAGCAGTGGCTTCTGGGTCCTGCCGCTGGTGTTGCTGGCGGGGATCGTCTTCGGGGCGCTGTGGTCGGCCATCGCCGCCTTCCTCAAGACGCATTTTCACTGCAACGAAATCCTCACCACCATCATGCTCAACTACATCGCGCTGAACCTGCTGCTGTTCTGCGTGCACGGGCCGCTGAAAGATCCCTACGGCTTCAGCTTCCCGCAGTCGGCGATGTTCGGCGACTCGGCCCTGTTGCCAATGCTGATCCCCGGTACGCGCCTGCACATCGGCCTGCTGTTCGCGGTGCTGGCGGCGGTGGCCGTGGGCGTGCTGTTCGCACGCACCTTCATTGGCTTCCAGCTCAAGGTGCTGGGGGAAGATGAACAGGCCGCGCAGTTCGCCGGCTTCCCGCGCAAACGGCTGATCTGGTTCGCCTTCCTGGTCGCCGGTGGGCTGGCCGGTCTGGCCGGCGCGTCGGAGGTGACCGGCCCGATTGGCCAGCTGGTGCCCCAGGTATCGCCGGGCTACGGCTACACCGCGATCATCGTGGTGTTCATGGGGCGCATGAAGGCGGTCGGCCTGATCCTGGCCAGCGCGCTGCTGGCACTGACCTTCCTGGGCGGCGAGATGATGCAGATCGCCATGAACCTGCCCAAGGCCATGACCGGCCTGTTCCAGGGGCTGTTGCTGTTCTACCTGCTCGCCTGTGACGCGTTCATCCACTACCGGGTGCGTCTCAAACACAAGCCGGTGGCCGAGAGCCGCCCGGCGTCCACCCCCGTCGCCACACAGGAGAGCTGA
- a CDS encoding ABC transporter permease: protein MELDMIVNILSATVVAGTPLLMVALGELICERSGVLNLGQEGMMLIGAVAGFAAVFATGSLLAGVIVGMLAGVAMSLLFGFMAITLAANQYAAGLALTIFGTGLSAFIGADYVGKTIDGFTKIAIPGLSDIPVLGPVLFNHDLLVYVSLGLFVAVYVFLRHSRGGLLLRAVGESPESANANGLPVLLIRYLAVSFGGALAGLAGAYLSLAYTPLWTEGMTAGRGWIALALVVFATWRPVRVLLGAYLFGLASILHLVLQGFGWDISPELLAMLPYVVTVVVLVLLSANPTRTRLHTPLSIGQPYRPNR, encoded by the coding sequence ATGGAACTGGATATGATCGTCAACATCCTCTCCGCCACCGTGGTGGCCGGCACGCCGCTGCTGATGGTGGCCCTGGGGGAACTGATCTGTGAGCGCTCCGGCGTCCTCAACCTGGGGCAGGAAGGCATGATGCTGATCGGCGCCGTGGCCGGATTCGCCGCGGTGTTCGCCACCGGCAGCCTGTTGGCCGGCGTCATCGTCGGCATGCTGGCGGGTGTCGCCATGTCCCTGCTGTTTGGTTTCATGGCCATCACCCTGGCGGCGAACCAGTACGCCGCCGGCCTGGCCCTGACCATCTTCGGCACGGGTCTGAGCGCCTTCATCGGCGCCGACTACGTGGGCAAGACCATCGACGGTTTCACCAAGATCGCCATTCCCGGCCTGAGCGACATCCCCGTGCTGGGGCCGGTGCTGTTCAACCACGATCTGCTGGTTTACGTCTCCCTGGGGCTTTTCGTGGCGGTCTACGTCTTCCTGCGCCACAGCCGGGGAGGCCTTTTACTGCGGGCGGTGGGCGAGTCGCCGGAATCGGCCAACGCCAACGGCCTGCCGGTGCTGCTGATCCGCTACCTGGCGGTCAGTTTCGGCGGTGCCCTGGCGGGCCTGGCCGGCGCCTACCTGTCCCTGGCCTACACCCCGCTGTGGACCGAGGGCATGACCGCCGGCCGCGGCTGGATCGCCCTGGCACTGGTGGTGTTCGCCACCTGGCGGCCGGTGCGGGTGCTGCTGGGCGCCTACCTGTTCGGCCTGGCCAGCATCCTCCATCTGGTGCTGCAGGGCTTTGGCTGGGACATCTCGCCGGAACTGCTGGCCATGCTGCCTTACGTGGTCACGGTGGTGGTGCTGGTTTTGCTGTCCGCGAATCCGACACGGACCCGGTTGCACACGCCGCTGTCCATCGGTCAGCCCTACCGGCCCAATCGGTAA